The genomic interval CAGCCGCTCCGTCAGGTTGCGCAGCTCGCGCACGTTGCCCGGCCAGGAATAACCGCACAGGGTATCAAGGGTGGCCGGAGCCAGGCGCACATCCGGCTTGTGGTAACGGTGCCGATACATGGCCAGGAAATATTCGGCCAGGGGCGGAATGTCGTCGATGCGCTCCCGCAGCGGCGGAAGGGTCACGGGGATGACGTTGAGGCGATAATACAGGTCGGCCCGAAACTCTCCGGCCACGACCATCTTGTGCAGCACCCTGTTAGTGGCCGCGACGATGCGGGCGTCAAAGGGCTGGGTCTTCTCCCCGCCCAGGCGGCGAAAGGTCTTTTCCTCCAGGACGCGCAGAAAATCCACCTGATTGGGAGGCGGAATCTCGCCCACTTCATCGAGAAACAGGGTCCCGTCGGCGGCCATCTCGAAGCTGCCCTTGCGCTGACGCTGCGCCCCGGTGAAGGCTCCGGCCTCGTGCCCGAAAAACTTGTCGGCGAAAAGCTCACCCTTGAGCACTCCGCAGTTCACAGGAATGAACGGTTTCGATCTGCGGCCCGAAAGCTGGTGTACGAGCCGGGCGAAGAGCTCCTTGCCCGTGCCTGATTCGCCATAAACCAGAATGGTTGCATCAGAACCGGCGACTTGCGTGGCCAGACGATAGAGATCACGCATTGTTCTGGACTGGATGACGAACTTGCCAAGTCCATCTTCGGTTCCAAGCTCCAAAATCTCCGCAGCGGAAGAAGCCTCCGGAACTTTCGGCAATTTCTTGCCAGACTGAGCAAGCCTTCCGGCTCTGGCTTTTTTTCCATTATCTGCTCGAAATTCCATCGATTTCATCCTTTATTTCACACACCGGAAAATCGGAATGCCTGCTTAACAATTATCTACCGAACCGAGAAATTATTTGAGAAAAAAGGCACAAACTTGCCGATTGCGGCAATATTTTGCCGTTTACTCCCTGCGCTCACACACGTCAACATACGGCTGGCCTGCATTTCCGCACTGGCATGCTCCTTGCCTAGATAGGGGGTCGGATGCGTTGTGCATCGTGGTGCTAAATCAATCAATGCTTGAGGAAACGTGTAAACGGGAGCGAAACAGGAATGAAACTGAACACGAAGTGGATGCGAATTCTGGGAGGGGCCGCAATGGGCGCACTCCTGTTGGTCACTTTGGCTTGGGCGAGCAATAACCCCGAACTCGCGGATGAAGCAGCCAAACAGCTGGCGGAAGCCACGGGCACATCTTCAACCCTGCCCTGGTGGGCCTGGCCTACCATCTTGCTGTTTTTCTGTTTTGTGCTTGGCATCATCGCGGTTCTTGCCGGTGTTGGCGGCGGTGTACTTTACGTACCGCTGGTCAGCGGATTTTTCCCCTTTCACCTTGACTTTGTGCGCGGCGCGGGTCTGCTCGTAGCCCTGGCAGGAGCCCTGGCCGCCGGTCCCGGTCTGCTCAAACGCAACCTGGCCAGCCTGCGCCTGGCTCTTCCGGTGGCGCTCATAGCCTCCAGTTGCGCCATCGTCGGCGCCTTCCTCGGCCTTGCCCTGCCGAACCACATCGTCCAGATGTGCCTGGGCGGCACCATTATGGGTATCGCCATCCTGCTCCTGCTCTCCAAGAACACGGCGCGTCCCGTCGTCGAAAAGCAGGACGCCCTGAGTTTGGCCTTTGGGATGAGAGGCGCCTACATGGAACCCGCCACTGGCGAAATCGTTGAGTGGAAAACCCACCGCACCGTCATGGGCCTTCTGCTCTTCATCGTCATCGGCATCATGGCCGGCATGTTCGGACTTGGCGCCGGCTGGGCAAACGTTCCCGTGCTGAACCTGCTCATGGGCGCCCCGCTCAAGGTCGCCGTCGGCACCAGTAAATTTCTCCTCTCCATCACCGACACCTCCGCCGCCTGGGTTTATCTGAACCAGGGTTGCGTCATTCCGCTCATGGCCATTCCCTCCATCGTGGGGTTGATGATGGGTTCTTTCGTCGGCGTGCGCCTGCTTGCCATCGCCAAGCCCACCTTCATCCGCTACATGGTCATCGGCGTGCTGCTCTTCGCGGGTGGAAAGGCATTGGCCAAGGGCCTGGGCTTCTAACATATTCCAGAATCAAGGAGAAAAGACATGAATAAACCCGATACCAACGCGCCTGCCGAACAGATAGCATACGCAAACATCCTCTTCTACGGATGCTGGGGCGGCCTCGCGCTCATGCTTGTAACATACGTGCTCTACGTCTCCGGCATCATGGACCCCTACGTGTCCATGGATAACGTTATCAAGTACTGGGGATTGCCCGTTGGCCAGTATCTCGCAGACAACAACGTCCCCACCGGCTGGGGCTGGACAACGCTTCTGTCCAATGGCGATTTCCTGAACTTCCTTGGAATCGCGCTCCTGGGGGGCCTGACCATCGTGGCCTACATCCCGGTCACCCTCACCTACTTCAAGAAAAAGGACTTCGTGTTCGCCATTATCGCGCTTCTTGAAGTTCTGGTCCTTTGCTTCGCAGCATCCGGAATCGTCGGAGGCGGCGCGCACTAAAGGAGAGGCTCGTGCTCAAACGGATTGAAGACCTGATCGGCACCGATTGCCCGGACCTGCCATCCCTGCTGGATGGGCTGCCCGTTGGGGTGGTCCTTCTGGACAACAAGGGGCATGTCCTCATGCTCAACAAGGCCCTCGAAGCCCTGACCGGTTACAGCCGGGAAGAAGTGCGCGGACTGCCTTGCCGGCACGTCCTGCGCAGCCGGGCCTGCCTGCAGGACTGTCCACACGGGAGCGAAGCGGTTCCGGGTGTCGGGATCGAGACCGATTGCATCAACCGGCACCATCGCAAGATTCCCGTCCGCATCACTCCGGTACGCGTTCTGGATGGAAACAACCGTCCGATCTGCGTGCTGGATGTGGTGGAAGAGCTGACGGCCTTGCGGGAAATCGAAGCACGCCTGTCCCAGGTGGCGGACCATGGCCAGATTGTGGGGCGCAGTCCGGCCATGAAAAAGATTCTCGGCCTCGTGCCTGTCATCGCCCAGCACGACACTGCCGTGCTGATCACGGGCGAGACCGGCACAGGCAAGGATCTTCTGGCCGAATCGGTCCACAAGGCTTCGCCCAGATCTCGCGAACCCTTCGTGCGATTCAGTTGCGGCCCCATGCCCTCAGAACTGCTCGATGCCGAATTGTTCGGACGCATGCAGGGACCAGACGGAAAGCTCAAGCCTGGCCGGTTCCAGCAGGCTCAGGGAGGAACCCTCTACCTGTCGGAGATAGCGGATCTGCCACTTGCGCAGCAAAGCAGCCTGGTCAGATTTCTGGACGAAGGCACCATCGTGCCTGTCGGCGCGGAAAAACCCATGCGGGCCAACGCCCGGCTCATGGCTTCCACAGCCGAGACACCGGAGAAACTGGTGCAGGAAGGACGTCTGCGGGAGGATCTTTTCCATCGCATTGCAGCCATCCGCCTGCACCTGCCGAGGCTCAAGGATCGCGGAGAGGACCTGAGTTTTCTGCTGCATCATTTCATGGGCCATTATGCGACGCGTTTCAAAAAGGACATCACCGCCATAAGCCCAAGAGCCCAGCGCCATGTATATGCCCACGATTTCCCGGGCAACGTTCGTGAACTGAAGAACATCATGGAATTTGCCGCCATGGTCTGCAATGGCGACACCATCCTGACCGAGCATCTTCCCATGCATTTGACGGACGGCGCCGAAACCGAAGCGCCTGTCCGGCCGGTGGAGAAAAGCCGCAAGGCCGGTCGCAAGAACACGGAGGAGCGATAGCAATGGAACGTCGCGTGCTGATCACCGTCGCCAAGGACGAAATCGCCCCCCGCTTCGATCTGACCACCGAAGCGCTGCTGCTGACCATTTCCGAAGGCGGAGAAATCGTCTTGCGCAAGTCCTTTCTTCTGGCTTACGCTTCCGGAGACGAACTTTGCGATCTGGCCCTTTCGCGGGACATCGGCACCATCGTCTGCGGAGGCATTGAGGACGAGTATTACCACTATCTGCGCTGGAAGCGCATCGACGTCATCGACTCGGTCATGGGTCCGGTGGAACGCGTTGCCTCCCGCCTGACGGAAGGAACACTCAAAGCCGGAGACATCCTCTATGACCGGGCAACGGAAACGACATGAAAAAAATCCTGTCCGGCCCCATGGAAGCCATCAAGGCCGATCTGGCCACGGAGATCAATTCTCCCGACCGCTACAAGCTGTTGCGGCGCAAGATAGTCTCGCTCATGGCCCTGGTCACCCTGTTGCCGCTGCTTTCGCTGGCTGCAATCAATTATTACGAGCACCAGAGCTCCATGTCGGCCGAAATCCAGGCCCCGCTGCGAGCGCTGGTGGGCAAGGCCAAGCACTCGTTTGAACTCTTCCTGGCCGAAAGGACCTCGGCGGTAAGTTTCATCGCATCGGCCTACTCCTTCGACGAGCTTTCCAACGATGCCAATCTGCAGCGCATCTTCCAGGTCATGCGCCGGGAATTCACCGGTTTTGTCGATCTCGGACTCATCGATGCCGCCGGCAACCAGCTCAGCTACGCCGGCCCCTACGATCTCAAGGACCGCAACTACACTTCCCAGGACTGGTTCCATCAGGTCCAGTTCAAGGGCACCTACATAAGTGACGTGTTCCTGGGTTTTCGCAAGTTCCCGCATGTCGTCATCGCCGTTCGGCACACCACCGAGAGCGGTCAGTCATGGATTCTGCGGGCCACCCTCGACACCATGCATTTCGACCGCATCATTTCGGCCATGGGTCTGGAACCGGGTAGCGACGCCTTCCTGGTCAACCGCAGAGGCGTCCTGCAAACCGAGTCCAGGCGCTACGGAAAGGTGCTGGACATGTTGCCCTTCAGCCTGCCGCCCACGAATTTCGAATCCAACGTGCAGGGCATCCGCGATCCCGATCAAAACGACATCTACATCGCATCGGCCTTCATCGCCGACTCGGACTTCGTGCTCGTGGCCGTCAAGCTCAAGCCGACGTTCTTCAGCACCTGGTACACGGTACGCCTCGACCTGCTTGTCATCTTTGTATTCGGGGTCATCTCCATCTTCATGGCCGTATACCGCCTGACCAGCGTGCTCATCAACCGGCTGCAGGAAAGCGATGAGCAGCGATTGGGCGCCATTCACCAGATGGAGCATTCGCAGAAGCTGTCCTCCATCGGCCGTCTGGCCGCCGGAGTCGCCCATGAAATCAACAATCCCCTGGCCATCATCAACGAAAAGGCCGGACTCATGCGCGACATCATGGATCTGCGGCCCGACTTTCCGGACAAGGAAAAATTTTCCAGACAAATCGAGTCCATCCTCAGATCCGTGGATCGCTGTCGGGGCATTACCCACCGCATGCTCAGCTTTGCCAAGCGCATGGACGTCAAGATCGAGATTCTGGACCTGAACGCCGTGCTTGAAGAGACCTTGGGTTTTCTTGAACGCGAGGCCCAATACCGCAATATCGAACTCAAGCGCGAACTCTCAAAGAACTTGCCGAACATCGCCACCGACCACGGCCAGATTCAGCAGGTCTTTCTGAACATTCTGAACAACGCCCTGGCGGCCGTGCCCGACGGCGGAAGGATTCTGCTGTCCAGCTGGAACGTGGATGATCACTATGTCGCCATTTCCATCGAGGACAACGGCTGCGGCATGTCCGACGAGACGGCCAAAAACATGTTCGAACCGTTTTTCACTACCAAGAAAGAAAAAGGCACCGGGCTTGGCATGTCCATCACCTACGGTATCGTCAAACGCCTGGGCGGAGAGATCAAGGTCCAGAGCAAGCTGAACGAGGGCACCACCATGACCATCCTGCTGCCCAAACACCCTGTGGAAGGTTAATCATGGATATGAAAACATGGAACATCCTTTTGGTAGACGATGAAGTCGATTTCATCATCACCCTGGCCGAACGACTGGAACTCAGGGGCGTCAACCCCCGCGTTGTCCATGACGGAGAATCGGCCCTCAAAGCCGTGGCCGACAATGTGCCGCAGGTGATCGTGCTGGACGTCATGATGCCGGGAATGAAAGGCATCGAGGTACTGCAGAAGGTCAAGGGTGAACATCCGAAGGTCAAGGTCATCCTGCTCACCGGGCAGGGCAAGACGCGCGACGGCATCGAGGGCATGCGCCACGGCGCCTTCGCCTATCTGACCAAACCCCTCGATCTTGAAGAATTGATCCGAACCATCGACGAGGCCATAAATTTACCCGAAGGATCTCCAAATGCTTGAAATCCCAAAAGAAGCACGCTTCATGGGTGCTGTCACGGCGCAGAACATGCACGAAATGCAAAATATTCTGGCCATCATCCGCGAGTCGGCGGGACTCATGGGCGATATTCTCAAGGTCAACTCCAGGGTCGACTTCAAGCACAAACCCAACATGGAGCGCACCCTTGAGAACATCACCTTCCAGGTCGACCGGGGCAAGGGGCTGCTGGACGCCACCAGCCGGCTCGCCCATACGCCGGATGCGGATCTACTCGAATGCTGCGATTTGACCGCCTTCGCGAAAATTCTGGCCCAGCTCGCCGATCGTTACGTACGCTTGAAAGGCGTGGCCCTGAACCTGTCAGTCCCGTCCAACGCCCTGCCTGTTTCCATGGGCGCACTGCAGGTACTCATGAGCGGCTACAAAGCGCTGCAATGGGCGGTGGGCACGGGCACGAAGGAAGGGATCTTGCGTGTCGACCTTGAAGGCGGAACAGACTTTCATGTTCTGACCATTTGCCCTCCCGAAAGTGTGACTCCCGACCGGGACGGAGTCGCCGCGCTGGGAGCGATGCTTGAGCCGGGACGCGCGGAGTGGGACGGCAGTCGGCTACGGCTCTTTTTTCCCGTTCAGCCTTGAGACCACAATTGCGGTAGGAATACATGGACGAACCCAGCATTTTGCTTATCGATGACGAAGAGGCTTTCGTGACCACGCTGCAAGAGCGGCTTGAGATGCGCGGATTCACGGCCAGAGCGGCGCTTGACGGCCAAAGCGGACTGGACATGATCGCCGAGGAGCCACCCGATGTAGTCGTGCTCGACCTGCGCATGCCAGGGATTAGCGGCGTGGAGGTATTACGACGCATTCGCAAGCAGTGGCCAGGCCTCCCCGTGATCATGCTCAGCGGACATGGATCGGACCTGGACTTTGAAACATGCTCGCATCTCGGAGCGGCGATGTACCACAAAAAACCCCTGGATATCAATACCTTAATAGACAGTGTTCACACCGTCACCCTAGGCAAGCAACATCTTCTGCGGTGAGGCGATATGGTACGAGTCCTGGTCGTTGACGACGAACGCGATTTCACGGACCTGCTCTCCGAGCGGCTGCGCACGCGCGGCATGGAGGTCCGGACAGCGTACGACGGCCAGGAGGCACTGGAGGTCGCGCGGACCTTTGCGCCGGAGGTCGTGATCCTTGACATCACCATGCCGGGCATGAGCGGGCTGGAAACCATGGACATCCTGCGGGCCGAAAAGCCGGCGCCGGAAGTGATTCTGCTCACGGCGGACACCACGCTGGGCACGGCTGTCGCCGGCATGAAGGGCGGCGCCAGGGATTACCTGACCAAACCGACGGACATAAACACCCTTGTCGCAGCCATCGGCGAGGCCGAAGGGCGTCGGATGGAGACCATGTCCAGACAGCGCATGGCCGAGACGGCCAAGCTTGCCGCCATGGGAGAACTGGCCACGGGCGTGGCCCACGAGATCAACAACCCGTTGCAGGTCGTGCTCAATGAGGTTGGCTGGATCGAAGAAATCCTGGACGAGTCGACCCTTGAGAACAACAGCCGGGAGCAGATTCTCGAATCCATCGACCTGATCCGGCGCCAGGGCCTGCGCTGCAAGGCCATCACCTCCAAGCTGCTGACATTGCGCTGCGCCTTGGACGAAAAGGGGGCGACCACGAATCTCCCCGAACTGGTGCAGGAAGTCCTGGGCGCTCGCAGGAACAGGGTCCAGCAGATAGGCGCAAAGGTCGAACAGCTCTGGCCTGCACAGTTGCACAAAATTCAGCTGCCGAATTCGGAATGGGGCCAGGTCCTGGGCAACCTCGTCGACAATGCCCTGGACGCGCTCGAATCGACGCCCGCCGAAGAACGCCTGTTGCGCCTGCAGGGCACACTCGAAGACGCCTGGTTGAGTATTTCGGTCCAGGATTCAGGCTGCGGCATCGAAGAGCATCTGCTGACACGAATTTTCGAACCCTTTTTCTCCACCAAGGATGTGGGCAAGGGGATTGGACTGGGGCTGGCTATTTGTCACGGCATCATCGAGGCCATGGGAGGGAGCATATCCGTGCGCAGCACGCCTGGGCATGGCTCGACCTTCACCATAACGGTGCCCATGGCCGTGCATGAACACAACGAACATAACGGGCCGGAAGAACCGGCATCTGCCAAGGAGGAATGAACATGAACAAGATGAAGCTTCTGATCGTTGACGACGAGAAGGATCTCTGCCGCATTCTCGCCGACCGCCTGAATATCCTGTACGGCGTGTCCCCGGACGTGGCCCACACAGGTGACGACGCCCTCGAGATGGTCAAGAAGAAAAGCTACGATGTCGTGGTTCTCGACATCGAGATGCCCGGCATTGACGGCATCGAGACCCTCAAACAGATAAAGGCCATCAACTCCAAGATCCAGGTCGTTCTCTTCACCGGACACGGCAGCGAAGAGACCCGCCGTCTGGCCGAAGTCATGGGCGCTTTCAGCTATGTCGACAAGATCGACGGCCTGCCCAAGCTCGCCCCAATGATCGAAGGCGCCTTCCGTCTGCGCAAGGTGCTCGAAGACACCTACGCCGACGCGGCCATGAACGAGTACAACTAGTCACGTCGCGATTCAGGGGGGCGGCCCGTCCGTCCCCCCTGCCCCATCAGCTCGTTCCGTCCGTGCACGCCCGGCGGGATCCGCCCCGGTTCACCGACCTGCCGCACGGAACCCGTGCTTGCCGGTCGGCACTCACCCGGACGCTGCCCCCGCACCATCGGCCGGACCATTTTCCTGCCGCCCTGCCTCTGAGCTCGGGCCCATGCCCTGACCATGGACCCGCCCCTGTCTTTCCAGCCATTGCGGCGACCACTCTTTCATGTCATCATGCACAATATCAGCATCATGAAATCGCCGCCTTTCGCAACGCGAAAGGAGCGTCCCGCCGACCGGCTCCAAATCCTGCAACGACGGGGGCATCACGATGAGAGGACTCATTCTCACGCTCGCGACCCTTGGGATCCTTCTCGGGGCGTGCGGCGAGGAGGCCCAGGTTCCAAACCCGAAGCAACGGGTCTACTATTCCCATTACTGGTCTTTCGAAGGCACGGCCGGGTCGGGCATGGAGGAGGCCGTGGCCAGCTACAACGCCGCGTCCAAAACCTATGAACTCATCGGCAACGCCCTGGACCACGAGGCGTTCAAGACCGCCATCACGGCCGACCTGGACGCCGGCCGCCCCGCCGACATCTACAGCTACTGGGCCGGCATGCGCACCTCGACCTTGGTCGACAAGCTGCAACCCATCGACGAACTCTGGGAAAGAGAGCGGCTCGGCGAACACTTCAGCCCCTCGCTGGTCGAATCCGCCGTGTCCTACGACGGCCACAAGTACCTCCTGCCCATCACCCAGCATCTGGTGGCCATGATCTACGACAGGAAGCTGTTCCAGCGCCTGGGCCTGAACCCACCCGCAACCTGGGACGAGTTCCTGCGCGTGTGCGAGACCATCAGGTCGAACGGCGTAACGCCGCTGGCCCTTG from Deltaproteobacteria bacterium HGW-Deltaproteobacteria-18 carries:
- a CDS encoding DUF1634 domain-containing protein — its product is MNKPDTNAPAEQIAYANILFYGCWGGLALMLVTYVLYVSGIMDPYVSMDNVIKYWGLPVGQYLADNNVPTGWGWTTLLSNGDFLNFLGIALLGGLTIVAYIPVTLTYFKKKDFVFAIIALLEVLVLCFAASGIVGGGAH
- a CDS encoding Fis family transcriptional regulator produces the protein MLRSIRNRRRRRALKERLVLKRIEDLIGTDCPDLPSLLDGLPVGVVLLDNKGHVLMLNKALEALTGYSREEVRGLPCRHVLRSRACLQDCPHGSEAVPGVGIETDCINRHHRKIPVRITPVRVLDGNNRPICVLDVVEELTALREIEARLSQVADHGQIVGRSPAMKKILGLVPVIAQHDTAVLITGETGTGKDLLAESVHKASPRSREPFVRFSCGPMPSELLDAELFGRMQGPDGKLKPGRFQQAQGGTLYLSEIADLPLAQQSSLVRFLDEGTIVPVGAEKPMRANARLMASTAETPEKLVQEGRLREDLFHRIAAIRLHLPRLKDRGEDLSFLLHHFMGHYATRFKKDITAISPRAQRHVYAHDFPGNVRELKNIMEFAAMVCNGDTILTEHLPMHLTDGAETEAPVRPVEKSRKAGRKNTEER
- a CDS encoding response regulator, which translates into the protein MNMNKMKLLIVDDEKDLCRILADRLNILYGVSPDVAHTGDDALEMVKKKSYDVVVLDIEMPGIDGIETLKQIKAINSKIQVVLFTGHGSEETRRLAEVMGAFSYVDKIDGLPKLAPMIEGAFRLRKVLEDTYADAAMNEYN
- a CDS encoding dinitrogenase iron-molybdenum cofactor biosynthesis protein codes for the protein MERRVLITVAKDEIAPRFDLTTEALLLTISEGGEIVLRKSFLLAYASGDELCDLALSRDIGTIVCGGIEDEYYHYLRWKRIDVIDSVMGPVERVASRLTEGTLKAGDILYDRATETT
- a CDS encoding sigma-54-dependent Fis family transcriptional regulator, which encodes MEFRADNGKKARAGRLAQSGKKLPKVPEASSAAEILELGTEDGLGKFVIQSRTMRDLYRLATQVAGSDATILVYGESGTGKELFARLVHQLSGRRSKPFIPVNCGVLKGELFADKFFGHEAGAFTGAQRQRKGSFEMAADGTLFLDEVGEIPPPNQVDFLRVLEEKTFRRLGGEKTQPFDARIVAATNRVLHKMVVAGEFRADLYYRLNVIPVTLPPLRERIDDIPPLAEYFLAMYRHRYHKPDVRLAPATLDTLCGYSWPGNVRELRNLTERLVLLCADPLIEPVHLPLEMRLATGLPATECGQSVMTLEAAVRQAEVTAIIRGWSEAGGSKARLAEILAVSPRTLRYKLAEYDLKLN
- a CDS encoding two-component sensor histidine kinase, producing MKKILSGPMEAIKADLATEINSPDRYKLLRRKIVSLMALVTLLPLLSLAAINYYEHQSSMSAEIQAPLRALVGKAKHSFELFLAERTSAVSFIASAYSFDELSNDANLQRIFQVMRREFTGFVDLGLIDAAGNQLSYAGPYDLKDRNYTSQDWFHQVQFKGTYISDVFLGFRKFPHVVIAVRHTTESGQSWILRATLDTMHFDRIISAMGLEPGSDAFLVNRRGVLQTESRRYGKVLDMLPFSLPPTNFESNVQGIRDPDQNDIYIASAFIADSDFVLVAVKLKPTFFSTWYTVRLDLLVIFVFGVISIFMAVYRLTSVLINRLQESDEQRLGAIHQMEHSQKLSSIGRLAAGVAHEINNPLAIINEKAGLMRDIMDLRPDFPDKEKFSRQIESILRSVDRCRGITHRMLSFAKRMDVKIEILDLNAVLEETLGFLEREAQYRNIELKRELSKNLPNIATDHGQIQQVFLNILNNALAAVPDGGRILLSSWNVDDHYVAISIEDNGCGMSDETAKNMFEPFFTTKKEKGTGLGMSITYGIVKRLGGEIKVQSKLNEGTTMTILLPKHPVEG
- a CDS encoding response regulator, whose protein sequence is MDMKTWNILLVDDEVDFIITLAERLELRGVNPRVVHDGESALKAVADNVPQVIVLDVMMPGMKGIEVLQKVKGEHPKVKVILLTGQGKTRDGIEGMRHGAFAYLTKPLDLEELIRTIDEAINLPEGSPNA
- a CDS encoding hybrid sensor histidine kinase/response regulator, which produces MVRVLVVDDERDFTDLLSERLRTRGMEVRTAYDGQEALEVARTFAPEVVILDITMPGMSGLETMDILRAEKPAPEVILLTADTTLGTAVAGMKGGARDYLTKPTDINTLVAAIGEAEGRRMETMSRQRMAETAKLAAMGELATGVAHEINNPLQVVLNEVGWIEEILDESTLENNSREQILESIDLIRRQGLRCKAITSKLLTLRCALDEKGATTNLPELVQEVLGARRNRVQQIGAKVEQLWPAQLHKIQLPNSEWGQVLGNLVDNALDALESTPAEERLLRLQGTLEDAWLSISVQDSGCGIEEHLLTRIFEPFFSTKDVGKGIGLGLAICHGIIEAMGGSISVRSTPGHGSTFTITVPMAVHEHNEHNGPEEPASAKEE
- a CDS encoding response regulator → MDEPSILLIDDEEAFVTTLQERLEMRGFTARAALDGQSGLDMIAEEPPDVVVLDLRMPGISGVEVLRRIRKQWPGLPVIMLSGHGSDLDFETCSHLGAAMYHKKPLDINTLIDSVHTVTLGKQHLLR